The genomic stretch TTTCCCTCCCACCCATAAAGGCGAACCACTGATGGACACGACCAGATCATACCAAGCGACGAAGTGCTCCAGCGTTTTCGTTACGGGCGGAGGCGGACGGCGCTTTGCCTGCTCGCTCATTTGCTGCATGTAGGGGAAATCGATCGCCCAAACTTGGAGCCCCTGATGGGCCAGCGTCGCGGCAAATTGCCGCATAAAATCTGACAGGTGACCGGCCCCAGCACCATGGGCTAGCAGAATTCGCCCCTGCTCGGGGTTGCCGGAGACGCTCACCGGCCCCATCCCTTCCACGAGAAACCGCTGAACAGCGGGGCTGGCGAGCCGTTCACGCAGCGCCTGTGGGGTGATGGTCACGAAACCATGGCCAGCGTAATAGGACACTTAGCCCTCCTAATAATTCAGCGTTACATCCATTGGCGTGTTCAGCTTAGGGCGCGGCTGCGATAGAATCTAGGCCGGATCTTGACCTGCATCATCAAGCGGGTGGCCGCACCCGTGCACAATGCGATGGCAACGTGCGATTGCAAAATGCCACGGGTTACCCCCTAACCGCGTTCGATGGGAACATGAAATGAGCACAGCATTGGAACACCCGACCTACAACTACAAGGTAGTTCGGCAGTTCGCGATTATGACCGTTGTGTGGGGCATCGTAGGTATGACGCTTGGCGTTATCCTTGCCTCCCAGTTGGTCTGGCCGCAACTGAACCTCGGCCTACCTTGGACGAGCTTCGGGCGTCTTCGTCCGTTACACACTAACGCCGTTATCTTCGCCTTCGGTGGTTCAGCGCTCTTTGCGACGTCGTATTACGTCGTTCAGCGTACCTGTCAGACACGCCTGTTCTCTGACAAGCTCGCAGCGTTCACCTTTTGGGGGTGGCAAGCGGTGATCCTGTCGGCGGTGGTCTCCCTGCCGCTGGGCTACACCACGACCAAAGAGTACGCAGAGCTCGAATGGCCGATCAACATCCTACTGGCGGTAGTGTGGATCAGCTATGCGATCGTGTTCTTGATGACAATTAAGAAACGCACCACGTCGCACATCTATGTGGCGAACTGGTTCTTTGCTGCGTTCATTCTGACTGTTGGCGTTCTGCACATCGTGAACAACGCCGCGATTCCCGTCACGCCCATGTACTCCACCTCCATTTATGCAGGTGCCGTCGATGCCATGGTGCAGTGGTGGTATGGCCACAACGCGGTGGGCTTCTTCCTGACGGCGGGCTTCCTGGGCATGATGTACTACTTCGTGCCGAAGCAGGCTGAGCGTCCGATCTACTCCTATCGCTTGTCTATCGTCCACTTCTGGGCGCTGATCATGATCTACATGTGGGCAGGCCCGCACCACCTGCACTACACCGCGCTGCCCAACTGGGCGCAGTCGCTGGGTATGATCATGTCGATCATTCTACTGGCACCGTCTTGGGGTGGCATGATCAACGGCATGATGACCTTGTCAGGCGCTTGGCATAAGCTGCGCACCGACCCAACCCTGCGCTTCTTGGTGGTTGCCCTGTCGTTCTACGGCATGTCGACCTTCGAAGGTCCGATGATGGCGATCAAGACCGTCAACGCGCTTTCCCACTACACCGACTGGACCATTGGTCACGTTCACTCAGGTGCGCTTGGCTGGGTCGCGATGATTACCATCGGCTCCATGTACCACCTGATTCCACGCGTCTTTGGTCGTACCGAAATGTACTCCGTTAATTTGATCGCCGTGCACTTCTGGCTGGCGACTATCGGCACGGTGCTGTACATCGCAGCGATGTGGGTCAACGGCATCATGCAAGGCTTGATGTGGCGCGCCATCAATGCTGACGGCACGCTGATGTACACCTTTGTGGAATCGGTTGAAGCCAGTGGCCCCGGCTACTTCGTGCGCATGGTGGGCGGCCTCTTCTGGGTAACCGGCATGCTCCTGATGGCCTTCAACGTGTACATGACCGTGAAGCGCCGCGAAGCCATTGGCCTCACTGCGCCGCAAGCCGCTTAAACCGGGGAAGTTAAGACCAATGAAACACGAGATTGTCGAAAAGAACGTTGGCCTACTCGCCGTGTTGATCCTGGTTGTGATCAGCTTTGCCGGTTTGGCCGAAGTCGTTCCGCTGTTCTTTCAAAAGCAGACCACCGAGCCGGTCGAAGGGCTTCGCCCCTTGACTGCGCTCGAACTGGAAGGCCGCGATATCTATCGCCGTGAAGGCTGCGTTGGCTGTCACTCGCAGATGGTGCGGCCCTTCCGTGCAGAAACCGAGCGCTATGGCCACTACAACGTAGCGGGCGAACAGGTATACGAGCACAACTTCCTGTGGGGTTCCAAGCGTACCGGGCCTGACTTGGCGCGTGTAGGCGGCCGCTACAGCGATGATTGGCACCGTGCCCACCTGTACAACCCGCGCGATGTCGTGCCGGAATCGATCATGCCAGCCTACCCCTGGCTGTTTGAGCGTACCCTCGACGGCGAAGCCACACCGGATAAAATGCGCACCCTGCGTCAGCTCGGCGTGCCCTACACCGATGAGGACATCGCCAACGCGACCGCTGACGTACGCGGCACCCAGGAAATCACTGCCCTGGTCGCCTACTTGCAACAGCTAGGAACCGTGCTCGAGGGCACACGTTAAGTTATGGATACGGGAACTTTCCGCGGCCTGATCACGCTGATTTTGATCTTCGCTTTCATTGGCATCTTTTTCTGGGCCTACTCGAAGCGACGCAAACCAGATTTTGACGAAGCGGCCAACCTGCCCTTCGCCGACGATGATGAGCAGCCGACCCGTGATAAGCATGCTTCGACCGAAGACGAAGCGGATTCCCGCCACGACAGGGGAGATAAGAATAGATGAATAATTTATGGGGTGACTCCCTATCCAGCTTCTGGAGCGCCTGGATTATCGTCATCACACTGGGCACGATCGCGCTGAGCGTTTGGATTTTGTTAGCCAACCGCCGCACCGATAAAACGCCCGATGCCGATGGCAATGTCGAGACCACTGGCCACGCGGCGGATGGTATCGAAGAGTATGACAATCCGCTGCCGCAGTGGTGGTTCAAGCTCTTCATCCTTACCGTGGTGTTTGCCCTCGGCTACTTGGTGCTCTACCCAGGTCTGGGTAACTACGCCGGCATCCTGGGCTGGTCTCAGGAGAGCCAGTGGGAAGAGGAAGTGGCCGACGCGGAAGACCGCTTCACGCCGATCTTTGCCCAGTACCAGGAAGTGCCGATTCCAGACCTCGCGCAGGATGCCGAAGCCATGCAGGTGGCAGAGCGTATCTTCTTGAACAACTGCGCCGTATGTCATGGCTCGAATGCCCAGGGCGGCTACGGCTTCCCCAACCTGACCGACGACGACTGGCTCTACGGGGGCGAACCCGAAAACATTCTGACCACGCTGAACAATGGCCGTAACGGCCTGATGCCGTCCTGGCAGCAGCTCGGTGAGAACAATATCGAAAACCTGACTCAGTACGTGCTGTCGCTCTCCGGCGAAGAGCATGACGCCGAGCGTGCTGCCAGCGGTGAAAGCACCTTCCTGGCTGCCTGTGCGGCGTGTCACACGCCCAGCGGCACGGGGAACACCGCTCTTGGTGCGCCGAACCTGACCGACGACGTGTGGCTCTATCTGGCACCCGGCCAGAGCGTGGACGACTCCATTCGCCAAACGCTGCGTAACGGTCGTAACGGCCACATGCCTGCCCAGGCTGCGTACATCGGTGAAGAGCGCGTTCACCTCGTGGCCGCTTACGTGTACAGCCTACGTTTCAACGACTAACCCCGTTGATAGGCGTTTAACGCCAGCGTGTACGAAGGGGTGCGGTTACATACCGCACCCTTTCTACATCCAGCATCCGCTCAGCCACCCGGCTATCCGTTACACTATTGTTTAGCAATGTGTGTATAGCGATTCGACATACAGCGACGCGATCTCCTTCACCAATGAAGGTTGCGTGAGCCAGGCTATCGTCCACTCCTGCCTATTGAGCTGCGATCACCGCCATGGAAAAAATACCTAGCCACGATATTACGCCGCCAACCGTTGGGCACCACACGCCGGGAGACACCACCACGCAAGAGATGTACGCCAAGCGGCGGCATATCTACGTGCGGGAGATCAAAGGGCTGTTTCAAAAGGTACGACGCAGCGCGAACTGGGCGCTAATGATGGGCTTCTTTTTGCTCCCCTGGCTGAACTGGGGTGACCGCCCTGCCGTGTGGTTTGATCTACCGGGCCGTGAATTCCACATTTTTTCGGCCACGTTCTACCCGCAGGAGTTCATCCTTCTCTCGTGGCTGCTGATCATTTGCGCCTTTGGACTGTTTTTCATCACCGTGTTTGCGGGGCGTGTCTGGTGTGGCTACACCTGCCCGCAGAGCGTTTGGACATTTTTATTCATTTGGCTTGAGCACCGCATCGAAGGCTCGCGCAATCAGCGCATAAAGCTGGATAACCAGCCGATGACTGCCAACAAAGCCTGGCGCAAGGGGGCAAAACACGCTGCTTGGCTGCTGATTGCCCTGGCCACCGGCGTGACGTTCGTCGGCTACTTTACGCCGATTCGTGACCTCGTCCAGGAGCTTCCCACGCTAGAAGCCCACGGCTGGTCTTATTTTTGGGTAGGTTTCTTTTTAATTTTTACCTACCTCAACGCCGGCTGGCTGCGTGAGCAGGTGTGCATCTACATGTGCCCCTATGCCCGTTTCCAGTCGGTGATGTTCGATCGCGATACGCTGATCGTTTCTTACGACGACGCCCGCGGCGAACCCCGCGGCCACCGCAAGAAATCGCTCAGCCATGCCGAGGTCCGAGAAGCGGGCCTGGGTGACTGTATCGACTGCGAGCTGTGTGTCCAGGTCTGCCCGACCGGCATCGATATCCGCGACGGGCTGCAGTACGAATGCATTACCTGCGCCGCCTGTATCGATGCCTGCGATAGCGTAATGGATAAAATGGGCTATCCCAGAGGGCTGATTCGCTACACCACCGAGAACGCCCTGGAAGGTAAAAAGAGCCACATTCTGCGCCCACGCTTGATCGGCTATTTCGTGGCACTGGTGGTGATGGTGGCGACCTTTGCCTGGGCCGTGAACGACCGCACACCGCTGACCTTCGATGCCGAACGCGAGCGTACCCAGCTCTATCAAGTCACTCGCGATGGCCAGATAAGCAACGTCTACAGCCTCACCGTGCGCAACCTGGACACGCAGGACCATACCTATGCGATTAGCGCAGCCGGGCTGCCCAACCTGCAGTTGGATAACACCTCGCTACGCGTTCCCGCCGGTGAGTCGCGCATTCAGGTGATCACCGTGCTGGCGGACCCTGAGACCTTGAGCGAACCCAGCCACGCCATCACCTTCACGCTGCAGGCGC from Halomonas meridiana encodes the following:
- a CDS encoding alpha/beta fold hydrolase, with product MSYYAGHGFVTITPQALRERLASPAVQRFLVEGMGPVSVSGNPEQGRILLAHGAGAGHLSDFMRQFAATLAHQGLQVWAIDFPYMQQMSEQAKRRPPPPVTKTLEHFVAWYDLVVSISGSPLWVGGKSMGGRVASLFASQHPCAGVVAAGYPFHPPKKPDSLRTDHFPDIATPMLILQGERDPFGTREEVAAYDLPDALHIHWLTDGDHDFKPRRRSGVNQQVLIDEAAIVAASFVRAQ
- the ccoN gene encoding cytochrome-c oxidase, cbb3-type subunit I — protein: MSTALEHPTYNYKVVRQFAIMTVVWGIVGMTLGVILASQLVWPQLNLGLPWTSFGRLRPLHTNAVIFAFGGSALFATSYYVVQRTCQTRLFSDKLAAFTFWGWQAVILSAVVSLPLGYTTTKEYAELEWPINILLAVVWISYAIVFLMTIKKRTTSHIYVANWFFAAFILTVGVLHIVNNAAIPVTPMYSTSIYAGAVDAMVQWWYGHNAVGFFLTAGFLGMMYYFVPKQAERPIYSYRLSIVHFWALIMIYMWAGPHHLHYTALPNWAQSLGMIMSIILLAPSWGGMINGMMTLSGAWHKLRTDPTLRFLVVALSFYGMSTFEGPMMAIKTVNALSHYTDWTIGHVHSGALGWVAMITIGSMYHLIPRVFGRTEMYSVNLIAVHFWLATIGTVLYIAAMWVNGIMQGLMWRAINADGTLMYTFVESVEASGPGYFVRMVGGLFWVTGMLLMAFNVYMTVKRREAIGLTAPQAA
- the ccoO gene encoding cytochrome-c oxidase, cbb3-type subunit II is translated as MKHEIVEKNVGLLAVLILVVISFAGLAEVVPLFFQKQTTEPVEGLRPLTALELEGRDIYRREGCVGCHSQMVRPFRAETERYGHYNVAGEQVYEHNFLWGSKRTGPDLARVGGRYSDDWHRAHLYNPRDVVPESIMPAYPWLFERTLDGEATPDKMRTLRQLGVPYTDEDIANATADVRGTQEITALVAYLQQLGTVLEGTR
- a CDS encoding cbb3-type cytochrome c oxidase subunit 3, with translation MDTGTFRGLITLILIFAFIGIFFWAYSKRRKPDFDEAANLPFADDDEQPTRDKHASTEDEADSRHDRGDKNR
- the ccoP gene encoding cytochrome-c oxidase, cbb3-type subunit III, with protein sequence MNNLWGDSLSSFWSAWIIVITLGTIALSVWILLANRRTDKTPDADGNVETTGHAADGIEEYDNPLPQWWFKLFILTVVFALGYLVLYPGLGNYAGILGWSQESQWEEEVADAEDRFTPIFAQYQEVPIPDLAQDAEAMQVAERIFLNNCAVCHGSNAQGGYGFPNLTDDDWLYGGEPENILTTLNNGRNGLMPSWQQLGENNIENLTQYVLSLSGEEHDAERAASGESTFLAACAACHTPSGTGNTALGAPNLTDDVWLYLAPGQSVDDSIRQTLRNGRNGHMPAQAAYIGEERVHLVAAYVYSLRFND
- the ccoG gene encoding cytochrome c oxidase accessory protein CcoG; the protein is MEKIPSHDITPPTVGHHTPGDTTTQEMYAKRRHIYVREIKGLFQKVRRSANWALMMGFFLLPWLNWGDRPAVWFDLPGREFHIFSATFYPQEFILLSWLLIICAFGLFFITVFAGRVWCGYTCPQSVWTFLFIWLEHRIEGSRNQRIKLDNQPMTANKAWRKGAKHAAWLLIALATGVTFVGYFTPIRDLVQELPTLEAHGWSYFWVGFFLIFTYLNAGWLREQVCIYMCPYARFQSVMFDRDTLIVSYDDARGEPRGHRKKSLSHAEVREAGLGDCIDCELCVQVCPTGIDIRDGLQYECITCAACIDACDSVMDKMGYPRGLIRYTTENALEGKKSHILRPRLIGYFVALVVMVATFAWAVNDRTPLTFDAERERTQLYQVTRDGQISNVYSLTVRNLDTQDHTYAISAAGLPNLQLDNTSLRVPAGESRIQVITVLADPETLSEPSHAITFTLQAQQDEQIRQTREARFLSDIRR